Proteins encoded by one window of Luteitalea sp.:
- a CDS encoding DUF2437 domain-containing protein: MRIIRCLTEGNRIVHAALQPDDSARLLEGNLFDHPRPTDRVVTIEKLLAPVEPPMIWCIGLNYTQHAQETGGKVPAQPILFAKGPNALQHPGDPIELPRVAASAEVDYECELAVVIGRRCKNVPKDKALDYVLGYTCANDVSARDWQIKRGGGQWCRGKTFDTFAPLGPTLVTTDEIPDPQALGIRTTLNGETMQDSNTSDMIFDVATLVSFLSESSTLLPGTVVLTGTPQGVGMARTPPRWLQPGDQVTVAIDGIGELSNPVVMEP, from the coding sequence ATGAGGATTATTCGCTGCCTGACCGAAGGGAATCGCATCGTCCACGCCGCCCTGCAGCCAGACGACTCCGCCCGGCTGCTCGAGGGCAACCTGTTCGACCACCCGCGTCCGACCGACCGCGTCGTCACGATCGAGAAGCTGCTTGCGCCAGTCGAACCGCCGATGATCTGGTGCATTGGCCTGAACTACACGCAACACGCCCAGGAGACCGGTGGCAAGGTACCGGCACAGCCCATTCTCTTTGCGAAGGGGCCCAACGCTCTTCAGCACCCGGGTGATCCCATCGAGCTGCCTCGTGTCGCCGCGAGCGCCGAGGTGGACTATGAGTGCGAGCTGGCGGTGGTCATCGGTCGGCGTTGCAAGAATGTACCAAAAGACAAGGCCCTCGACTACGTGCTCGGCTACACCTGCGCGAACGACGTCAGCGCCCGCGACTGGCAGATCAAGCGCGGCGGCGGGCAGTGGTGTCGGGGAAAGACGTTCGACACCTTCGCACCGCTTGGTCCGACGCTCGTCACGACCGATGAGATTCCGGATCCCCAAGCGCTCGGCATACGCACGACCTTGAACGGCGAGACCATGCAAGACTCGAACACCAGCGACATGATCTTCGATGTCGCGACGCTCGTCTCGTTCCTGAGCGAGAGCTCGACGCTACTGCCGGGCACCGTGGTCCTGACCGGGACGCCGCAAGGCGTCGGCATGGCGCGGACGCCGCCGCGCTGGCTTCAGCCGGGCGATCAGGTCACCGTCGCCATCGACGGGATTGGCGAGCTCAGCAACCCGGTTGTCATGGAACCGTGA
- a CDS encoding TIGR02453 family protein, producing MPSIFTPATLRFLRALKRNNDRDWFKAHRDEYERSVRAPMVALIERLAEELQRFAPDLVASPRESLYRIYRDTRFSADKSPLKTYVSAVFPSRGLSKKNGAGLYVEVTPSHVWAGGGIYRPQSRELLRIREHIAAHLDRFRAIVDSPRLARRTGGVSGERLQRVPRGFSVDHPAAEYLKLKQFLAGREYPAAFATSPRFLPALLGVFEAVAPLVTFLNEPLLTPPRAPLGLDLLTPMPPSTTRRKVRGSR from the coding sequence ATGCCCAGCATCTTCACCCCAGCGACGCTTCGGTTCCTTCGCGCGTTGAAGCGAAACAACGATCGAGATTGGTTCAAGGCCCATCGCGACGAGTACGAGCGGTCCGTGCGCGCGCCGATGGTGGCGCTCATCGAGCGGCTGGCCGAGGAGCTGCAGCGCTTTGCACCGGATCTGGTCGCGTCTCCCCGCGAGTCGCTTTACCGGATCTATCGCGACACGCGCTTCAGCGCGGACAAATCGCCGCTCAAGACGTACGTTTCTGCCGTCTTCCCGTCACGCGGCCTGTCGAAAAAGAATGGCGCTGGCTTGTATGTCGAGGTGACGCCGAGCCACGTCTGGGCCGGCGGAGGGATCTATCGACCTCAGTCGCGCGAGCTCCTGCGCATTCGCGAGCACATTGCCGCTCACCTCGACCGCTTTCGCGCCATTGTCGACTCACCTCGCCTGGCGCGCCGGACGGGCGGGGTGAGCGGCGAGCGCCTGCAGCGTGTCCCGCGCGGTTTCAGCGTGGATCACCCGGCTGCGGAATACCTGAAGTTGAAGCAGTTTCTGGCTGGGCGTGAGTATCCCGCCGCGTTTGCCACGAGCCCACGCTTCCTGCCGGCGCTCCTGGGGGTCTTCGAGGCTGTGGCGCCCCTCGTGACGTTCCTCAACGAACCGTTGCTCACGCCGCCCCGCGCGCCGCTCGGGTTGGATCTGCTGACGCCGATGCCCCCGAGCACGACGCGGCGGAAGGTGCGAGGTTCGAGGTAA
- a CDS encoding oligogalacturonate lyase codes for MHQRIFVILLLALPSVLLQASDEPPTSWIDPDTGHRVVRLTSEPGSASLYFNQNGYTADGSRLVYTTPDGISVLDLTTREARQVVKGRARMVDAGRKTPRIYYTRDEAVYSTNVDTGETRKIATLPPRGSIDTVNADETLLAGTYIEGDGKDYNNRRPTPSRRGRQAAAQQGHSLDQPRNKGQMMEERWAARLPMGLFTVDIETGEVKTIHRSNDWLNHLLFSPTDPTLLMFCHEGPWHKVDRIWTIRTDDTDVTKIHTRTMAMEIFGHEFWGADGKTIWYDLQTPRGEDFWLASYNVDTKLEELSPLVKHEFLDGQVWAMAGGSPDHAAIAGNVLRAALLQSLSCSLPLDDVYRNPPASR; via the coding sequence ATGCATCAACGGATCTTTGTCATCCTGTTGTTGGCCTTGCCCAGCGTGTTGCTGCAGGCCAGCGACGAGCCGCCCACATCTTGGATCGATCCAGATACGGGCCACCGCGTGGTACGGCTCACGAGCGAGCCCGGGAGTGCGAGCCTCTACTTCAACCAGAATGGCTACACCGCCGATGGCAGCCGTCTCGTCTATACGACGCCCGACGGCATCTCGGTGCTCGATCTGACGACCCGTGAGGCGCGGCAGGTGGTCAAAGGACGAGCACGAATGGTCGACGCTGGCCGGAAGACGCCGCGAATTTACTACACGCGTGACGAGGCGGTGTACTCGACAAACGTGGATACCGGCGAAACGCGCAAGATTGCCACGCTGCCCCCACGGGGATCGATCGACACCGTCAACGCCGACGAGACGCTGTTGGCCGGCACGTATATCGAGGGCGACGGGAAGGACTACAACAACCGGCGCCCCACGCCGAGCCGCCGCGGCCGGCAGGCCGCCGCTCAGCAGGGGCATTCGCTCGACCAGCCGCGCAACAAAGGACAGATGATGGAGGAGCGCTGGGCTGCGCGCCTCCCAATGGGTCTCTTCACGGTCGATATCGAGACCGGCGAGGTCAAGACCATCCACCGGAGCAATGATTGGCTCAATCATCTGCTGTTCTCTCCGACGGATCCCACGCTACTGATGTTTTGCCACGAGGGCCCCTGGCACAAGGTGGATCGCATCTGGACGATCCGCACGGACGATACCGACGTCACCAAGATCCATACGCGCACGATGGCCATGGAGATCTTCGGACACGAGTTCTGGGGCGCCGATGGCAAGACCATCTGGTACGACCTCCAGACACCGCGCGGTGAGGACTTCTGGCTGGCGTCATACAACGTCGACACCAAGCTCGAGGAACTGAGCCCGCTCGTCAAACACGAGTTCCTCGACGGACAGGTGTGGGCGATGGCCGGCGGAAGTCCCGATCATGCCGCGATTGCCGGTAACGTGCTCCGCGCAGCACTTTTGCAGTCGTTGTCCTGCTCGCTGCCCCTCGACGACGTGTACCGCAACCCGCCGGCGTCCAGGTAA
- a CDS encoding DEAD/DEAH box helicase — MTLQTNPLPRGRRRRTVRSSSSAPRSRRARPEAPALTLVPEAAPPEPPLAFDSLGLDPAVQLGIADRGFSHTTPVQTAVLPLIREGRDLVACAETGTGKTAAFVLPILDRLLQQSLSGHAGATKVLVLTPTRELAVQVDDDVQGFGYHAGISSMAVYGGVPMDPQVRALAAGVPVVVATPGRLIDHMRSGGTSFDGLEVLVLDEADRMLDMGFWPDVRRIVGALPRERQTLLFSATMPDEVMQFANAIMREPAFVQVGQRNAAARTITHAVEHVPRGQKTDWLVRFLRDETGPILVFVRTRRGAEQLARALAGRRIRTAALHADRTQRERMAAVEGFRSGQYRVLVATDIAARGLDIDGITHVINYDVPHSSNAYVHRVGRTGRALSTGTALTLVSPGDERALQAVADHIPLAG; from the coding sequence TTGACCTTACAGACCAATCCTCTTCCTCGCGGCCGACGGCGCCGCACCGTTCGTTCTTCGTCATCCGCTCCTCGCTCGCGGCGGGCACGTCCCGAGGCGCCGGCGCTCACATTGGTGCCCGAAGCGGCCCCGCCCGAGCCGCCGCTGGCCTTCGACTCCCTTGGCCTCGACCCGGCGGTGCAGCTCGGCATTGCCGATCGGGGGTTCTCGCACACGACGCCGGTTCAGACCGCCGTCCTGCCACTGATTCGTGAAGGGCGCGATCTCGTGGCCTGTGCCGAGACCGGGACCGGGAAGACGGCAGCGTTCGTCCTGCCTATCCTGGACCGCCTGCTACAGCAGTCGCTCTCTGGTCACGCGGGCGCGACGAAAGTACTGGTTCTCACACCCACGCGTGAGCTGGCTGTCCAAGTGGACGATGACGTGCAAGGCTTCGGCTACCATGCCGGCATCAGCAGCATGGCCGTGTACGGAGGCGTTCCCATGGATCCTCAGGTGCGTGCGCTCGCCGCCGGCGTGCCGGTGGTCGTGGCAACACCCGGCCGGTTGATCGACCACATGCGCTCGGGCGGCACGTCGTTTGACGGTCTCGAGGTGCTCGTGCTCGACGAGGCCGACCGGATGCTCGACATGGGCTTCTGGCCCGATGTCCGGCGCATCGTCGGTGCCCTGCCGCGGGAACGTCAGACGCTCCTCTTCTCAGCGACCATGCCGGACGAGGTGATGCAGTTTGCCAACGCGATCATGCGTGAGCCGGCGTTCGTGCAGGTGGGTCAGCGCAATGCCGCGGCCCGCACGATCACACACGCGGTCGAGCACGTGCCGAGGGGCCAGAAGACCGACTGGCTGGTTCGCTTCCTGCGGGACGAGACCGGTCCAATCCTCGTGTTCGTGCGCACCAGGCGCGGCGCAGAGCAATTGGCACGCGCCCTGGCCGGCCGGCGCATCCGCACGGCTGCCTTGCATGCCGATCGCACACAGCGAGAGCGGATGGCCGCCGTGGAGGGCTTTCGCTCGGGACAGTATCGAGTGCTCGTTGCCACCGATATCGCGGCGCGCGGGTTGGACATCGATGGCATTACGCACGTGATCAACTACGACGTGCCGCATTCTTCAAACGCGTACGTGCACCGAGTAGGCCGCACCGGCCGCGCCCTCAGCACCGGCACCGCGCTGACGCTCGTGTCGCCCGGTGACGAGCGCGCGCTCCAAGCGGTCGCCGATCACATCCCCCTCGCCGGCTGA